The proteins below come from a single Methanobrevibacter millerae genomic window:
- a CDS encoding IspD/TarI family cytidylyltransferase, which produces MIFAAILAGGIGSRMGGTDTPKQFLTLGDKPVIIHTIEKFVINSKFDKIIVLSPQNFINHTNNLIDEYLGENDRIVVIEGGKTRNDTLLNSINYINENFDIDDDSIIVTHDSVRPFLTHRIIEDNIEAAKKFGACDTVIPATDTIVESIDGEVIENIPVRDNFYQGQTPQSFKINKLSELINSLSEEETNILTDACKIFVLKGEDVYLVKGDITNIKITYPYDLKLANTILKENES; this is translated from the coding sequence ATGATTTTTGCAGCTATATTGGCGGGAGGAATAGGCTCAAGAATGGGCGGAACAGACACTCCCAAACAGTTTTTGACACTGGGCGACAAGCCGGTTATCATTCACACGATTGAAAAATTCGTAATCAATTCCAAATTCGATAAGATTATCGTTTTATCTCCGCAAAACTTTATAAATCACACAAATAACCTGATTGATGAATATTTGGGTGAAAATGACAGAATTGTCGTTATTGAAGGCGGAAAAACAAGAAACGACACGTTATTGAATTCCATTAATTATATCAATGAAAATTTCGACATCGATGACGATTCAATTATCGTTACCCACGATTCCGTACGTCCCTTTTTGACCCACCGCATTATTGAAGACAATATAGAAGCTGCAAAGAAATTTGGTGCCTGCGACACGGTCATTCCGGCAACCGACACAATCGTTGAAAGCATTGACGGCGAGGTCATTGAAAACATTCCCGTAAGAGACAATTTTTACCAAGGCCAAACGCCACAGAGCTTCAAGATAAACAAATTGTCCGAGCTGATCAACAGTTTAAGTGAAGAGGAAACCAATATATTGACTGATGCGTGCAAGATATTCGTTTTAAAGGGTGAGGATGTATATCTTGTCAAGGGTGATATTACCAACATTAAGATTACCTACCCATATGATTTAAAGCTGGCAAATACAATTTTAAAGGAAAATGAATCATGA
- a CDS encoding alcohol dehydrogenase catalytic domain-containing protein, which produces MINIVYRLKSPKFFEEAIDDIDLDDVVVRPLYLSICQADQRYYQGSRPSDILSKKLPMALIHEGVGEVVYDAQNSFESGDKVVMIPNTPFDEDEYRGNYSRLSKFRGSGFDGFTSDLVCLKSDRLVKLPDEFDLMVSAFIELISVAYQGISKFLEFNVPSRKVLGVWGDGNLGYITALLLKVICPDSKIIVFGKHFENLNLFSFADGVYMIHDVPDDLAIDHGFECVGSAASQSAIEQIIDVINPQGTINLFGVSEYPIPINTRMLLEKGLTVQGNSRSEREDFTGVVRLLHENPQLFSYLSKLITNVCEIKSIDDLKSAFDKDYVSDFGKTILKWEI; this is translated from the coding sequence ATGATTAACATTGTTTACAGATTAAAATCTCCCAAATTCTTTGAAGAGGCGATTGACGATATAGATTTGGATGATGTGGTTGTAAGGCCTCTTTATCTGTCAATCTGTCAGGCAGACCAGAGGTATTATCAGGGTTCAAGGCCCTCCGATATCCTTTCAAAAAAGCTTCCAATGGCATTGATTCATGAAGGGGTCGGTGAAGTGGTCTATGATGCTCAAAACAGCTTCGAGTCTGGAGATAAAGTGGTAATGATACCTAACACTCCTTTCGACGAGGATGAGTATCGTGGAAATTACTCAAGATTATCAAAATTCAGGGGAAGCGGTTTTGACGGATTTACAAGCGATCTGGTATGTCTAAAATCAGACAGGCTGGTCAAATTGCCTGATGAATTTGATTTGATGGTTTCTGCATTCATTGAATTAATAAGCGTTGCCTATCAGGGAATCTCCAAGTTTCTGGAGTTCAACGTCCCTTCAAGAAAAGTTCTGGGCGTATGGGGAGATGGAAACCTGGGATATATCACTGCATTGCTGCTTAAGGTAATCTGTCCCGATTCAAAAATAATAGTTTTCGGCAAGCATTTTGAAAATCTGAATCTCTTTTCATTTGCGGATGGTGTTTATATGATTCATGACGTTCCCGATGATTTGGCGATTGACCACGGATTTGAATGCGTCGGCTCTGCGGCTTCACAGTCAGCAATTGAGCAGATAATTGATGTTATTAATCCTCAGGGAACAATAAATCTTTTCGGTGTCAGCGAATATCCGATTCCAATCAATACGAGAATGTTATTGGAAAAGGGATTGACCGTTCAGGGAAACAGCAGATCTGAAAGGGAGGATTTTACAGGAGTTGTAAGGCTCCTTCACGAAAACCCTCAGCTATTCAGCTATTTGTCCAAACTAATTACAAATGTCTGTGAAATCAAATCAATCGATGATTTAAAGTCAGCATTTGATAAGGACTATGTTTCAGACTTTGGAAAGACCATATTAAAATGGGAAATCTAA
- a CDS encoding class I SAM-dependent methyltransferase → MMMPANGHRAHGFSSEFFLDSNEIIDELDLKGCEKIMDAGCGDGHIAIKLLDEYIDSGCVYAVDIYDASIEDMEKYKVENSVENLINIEADITEGVTQIEDGTLDVILMVNVFHGFTASRKTDEAIDEFARLIKDGGRIAIMDYKKWDVPKGPPTQVRSSPEELEEMFAKHNLKMTYLNEEIGEDIPEGKSHYFIVFEKE, encoded by the coding sequence ATGATGATGCCAGCAAACGGACACAGAGCACACGGATTTTCAAGCGAATTTTTCCTTGATTCCAATGAGATAATTGACGAATTAGATTTAAAAGGCTGCGAAAAGATTATGGACGCCGGATGCGGCGACGGACATATTGCAATCAAGCTTCTGGATGAATACATAGACTCAGGATGCGTATATGCAGTGGATATCTATGACGCATCAATTGAAGACATGGAAAAGTACAAGGTCGAAAACAGCGTTGAAAACCTGATTAACATCGAAGCAGACATTACCGAAGGAGTTACCCAAATAGAAGATGGAACCCTGGACGTAATTCTTATGGTTAACGTATTCCACGGATTCACCGCTTCAAGAAAAACCGACGAAGCAATTGACGAATTCGCACGTCTCATTAAGGATGGCGGCAGAATAGCCATTATGGATTATAAGAAATGGGATGTTCCTAAAGGACCTCCGACTCAGGTTAGAAGCTCTCCTGAAGAGCTTGAAGAGATGTTTGCAAAGCATAACCTTAAAATGACATATCTGAATGAAGAGATTGGAGAAGACATTCCCGAAGGAAAATCACATTATTTCATCGTATTTGAAAAGGAGTAA
- the argJ gene encoding bifunctional ornithine acetyltransferase/N-acetylglutamate synthase, with translation MNYIRDVDGGFSIIKDVKVSGAREGKFGVSIILCPNSTASGVFTTNKVVAAPVTYTKNVVKRGIVSAVVVNSGNANCFTGQKGIEDCEELVTLVSKDLKIPANEIAICSTGVIGREMPMDIISKVAYDSISRLGDNPENSLAAAKAIMTTDTFPKEEAVEVTLTTGETVRIAGITKGSGMIAPNMATMLSFIVTDAAISQKAIKNALRIAADLSFNMIVVDGDESTNDTCLMMANGASGVDVEKDGKIDSNFQDGLNHLCINLAKKMARDGEGASKFIEANVKGAESFDDAKLAAKAIVTSPLFKSAVFGGDPNWGRIVSAIGYSGCELNPDIVTIAIADDEDDVDLVRKGEILAFEDTPYLERAEKIMQSKNIKVNIDMFLGDGEATAWGCDLTYDYVKINAEYTT, from the coding sequence ATGAATTATATTCGTGATGTGGATGGAGGCTTCTCCATCATTAAAGATGTAAAGGTATCCGGTGCACGTGAAGGTAAATTCGGAGTAAGCATTATTCTTTGCCCAAACAGCACCGCTTCTGGAGTTTTTACAACAAACAAGGTTGTTGCAGCACCTGTAACCTACACCAAAAATGTTGTAAAAAGAGGTATCGTATCCGCCGTCGTGGTAAACAGCGGAAACGCAAACTGTTTTACAGGCCAGAAAGGAATTGAAGACTGTGAAGAGTTGGTAACTCTTGTTTCAAAGGATTTGAAAATTCCTGCAAATGAAATAGCCATTTGTTCAACGGGAGTTATCGGCCGTGAAATGCCTATGGATATAATATCAAAGGTAGCATATGATTCCATTTCAAGACTGGGAGACAATCCTGAAAATTCCCTTGCTGCCGCAAAGGCAATAATGACAACCGACACTTTCCCAAAGGAAGAGGCCGTTGAGGTCACATTAACCACGGGCGAGACGGTAAGGATTGCTGGAATCACAAAGGGAAGCGGAATGATAGCTCCTAATATGGCCACAATGCTTTCATTTATCGTAACCGATGCAGCAATCTCTCAAAAGGCAATTAAAAACGCATTGAGAATTGCAGCAGACTTAAGCTTCAACATGATTGTCGTTGACGGCGATGAAAGTACCAACGACACCTGTTTGATGATGGCAAATGGCGCATCAGGCGTTGACGTTGAAAAGGACGGCAAAATAGATTCAAACTTCCAGGACGGGTTGAATCATCTCTGCATTAATCTGGCCAAAAAGATGGCCCGTGACGGTGAAGGAGCATCAAAATTCATCGAAGCCAACGTTAAGGGAGCCGAATCATTTGATGATGCAAAGCTTGCGGCAAAGGCTATTGTAACTTCTCCATTATTCAAGTCAGCCGTTTTCGGAGGCGATCCGAATTGGGGAAGGATAGTATCCGCTATCGGATATTCCGGATGTGAACTGAATCCCGACATCGTAACCATTGCAATAGCTGACGATGAGGATGATGTTGATTTGGTGCGCAAAGGAGAAATCCTTGCTTTTGAGGATACCCCGTATCTGGAGCGTGCCGAAAAAATTATGCAGTCAAAAAACATCAAAGTCAATATCGACATGTTTTTGGGTGACGGCGAGGCAACCGCATGGGGATGTGATTTGACTTATGATTACGTAAAAATCAATGCAGAATACACCACTTAA